The genomic segment gcaaaaaccaactcctattaggtttatttaatgtttaaatgatttttgataGTCTTAGGGGTTATCTATCAATGTCCaacattgatttatttttgtgaTTCGAGTTTTTAAGCTCTATAactcaaaaaaatcaaattattgtTCTAAAatttgaatgtctgatatttattatgtgcaaaaaacctgaaaactcaatGTAAAAAtccggcatctaaaagcttgcaagtttatgtagaagacaatgggagttgccctaggcaaagtcaattGAGAAAAGTTTTTCGAGtttcgagttttttttattcaaaaaagttttccatattaataaataagcaagctaatctaattttttttttttaaaaagcaatttcATTTTAATTAGAAATTAGAATTCACAAAGTCAAAAATcgttaaataagcccaatatatTATGGCtatctgaattatggaaacatgccttatccataaaacccccaggtcccaagcattctggataacaggtcccatacctgccaGAATATCAGAATGTACAAAGCAGCTTTGCAATGTTAGAATATTCGATCACCACTACCTATTGCCATGAATGCATTTCCTTTGTACAGGTGTGTCCTTTTTTATGCATGGGGGCCCCTGGGAAAATGCCCTTTAAATCCCGTCCTGCTGGTTTAGATGCTATAgccctttctatatttttttgcTAATGAGCTTTGTGTTTATAATTACTATGAAAAAAAGCTTTGAGGATCCGTCTACTAATTTAATATGATGGTTGTTTTTATAGTCAATCTTTCCAGCTCTGGTGTTTTTGGGCCTGAAAAACAATGACTGCTGTGGGTGCTGCGGAAACGAGAGCTGCGGGAAAAGATTTGCCGTAAGTAATAACATGGATTCTATGTGCATACAGGGTCTAGATCAACTGATACACAAACAACCATTTTTAGAGGAAGTCGGGgattataaaatacatttcccaCTAATTAGCTGTGTTATTGACACATAAATTAGTGTTGTAAAAATGAAATGAGTTTTGTTCTTCCCTTATCAGGTTATAAACCCAGGTTAAGAAAAGAGTCTGTTAGCAGATGGTATGCTCATGGCTTGCCATTATTTCATTaagggaaatatataaatatatatataatatataaagcctGATTATTACAAATACTGTGAGAATAATGTGGGAATAATAAGAGCAGAATTGCTAGTTACAAAGGATTCATAACAAGGGTAGAAATCATAATTAGGAGCAAAAGAGGATTGATAATGGTGTGTATATGCACATATCTCAATGAGACAACTCATTAATGGAATTAGTTCATAGGAAAGAACTGACTCACTAGAAATGTTCACCTGGCTCAACCGATTATTTCTTCTCTGAGTTAGGAAGTTATGGAATGAATAACATATTTGTAGTTAGATAAAAGGTTATACACATCAAGCAATTAGgaaacactatgggggagatttactaatccacgaatctgtaTTCCGAaagagaaaaaatcgtattggaaacgaaaattgcaactttttcgtcgccgtcgcgattttttcatatttgtcacgactttttcgtcggcgccttgactttatcgtattttgcacgccTATTTCGTCACAGAcatacacatagggggagatttactaatccacgaacggtccgaaggcgtccgaatgcgtttttttcataatgatcggtatttttgcgactttttcgtcgccgccgcgactttttcgtatgttccgcgactttttcggatattttccgcgactttttcgtcgccgtcacaaaaAAAacggtttttctgccgtttacaaccgctcaatacgaaaaaatcgcgacggcgatgaaaaagtcgcagaaaatatccgaaaaagtcgcgatggcaacgaaaaagtcgcggaacatacgcaaaaagtcgcagcagcgacgaaaaagttgcaaaaataccgatcattatgaaaaaaacgcattcggacgccttcggaccattcgtggattagtaaatctccccctatgtgtatgTCTGTGAGTATGTATACATGAATGGGAGCTGCCGTGTATTTTACTTATGCAGATCACACTGATggggtaataaaaggcactaggtttgcccaggagcagtaacccagagcaaccaattagcagatagaaattactggtcacctgttagaaaacaaacatcttattggttgccatgggttactgctcctggacaatcttagtgccttttattacatatgggggtttgagcCTTGTTTAccaattttttaatttgtgaattgagtttttttttttgaatatgcTTCtaattttaccaaacttgaatgaaaccataaaaaaaccttgaatgcatCACATTTATATTCTTCTCATCATTTTCATCATGGGTCTCCAAAAtctcaaaaaatgaaaaataggaAAAAACTGAATTGAAAAATAGAAAACGCATAAACTTTGCCAAATCCTATTGGCGTCTACATAAAGTCAAAAGCTTTTAGACGTTTAACATTCAAGTATTTTTGaaaattttctgcttaataaaaaTTGAAccttcaagttttggaaaccaaCTCtaatttggggcagatttatttaagttagaaattagagctcaccagtgtcggactggcccacaaggataccaggaaaactcccagtgggcgcaggtgtcagtgggccctcctgctcctgagcatttggcctacttcatggtcattccctatttctgaataggaacaAAAAGGAGAAacggatggaagaatagatgctagcatggaaataaaagagactaagagaataaagaggttgggtggggaaaggaggaaaaatagtttggagagtgggcctagggtctaaggttttctagtgggtccctggggtcccagtccgacactggagctCACCAAAGTACAATGTTGCTGTTCTTTGTTCATTTTTagagatgtactgtatataccaatgAGTGAAACACCTCTAAAATCCCATAGATATGAGCAAATGGTTGAATTTTATTGTGGTGAGTGCTAATGCCACATTTTCATGAATCGGCCTCTTTACGGTCATAAGATGAAAGTGCTTTTGCTGCTGTTCTATCCCGATATTAGCAATGCAAAATTAACATGGCAGCTCCTGCGCAAATGTAGAAATGTTAACATGCATGTTACTGTTGGAATTTAGTTATGTGACGTGACTGTGGTGCCATTTGGACTACACAGTAGAATATAAACATTGCAAACAGTGTTCACTTTGCACATTTTAGAGTTTGCACCAGTGTGTGTAATGAAATGTCTTATTTACAAAGGCATATTTTTTTGAGTCAAGAAAGCACCCCACCTTATAGCAAGTCTATAATTATTATGTATTCCAGTTTTTAACAATTTAGGAATTTCTCCATAATAATGTTACACCGTTTCATAATGTTTAAGAAAGCTAATCGTAATCTCAGGCAGGCTTGTAGGCTTTACAGTCTGTACAATGGTGATTCATTAAACAAGctgtttgattttttatttttttttagatgttttccTCTATCATATTTGCTGCCATTGGCTTTGTGGGAGCTGGATACTGCTTTGTTGTCTCAGCAGTGGCTATAAATAAAGGACCAAAGTGTTTCGTAGGACTGGGTCTAGATGGCAAAGAGTTCTGGGCATATATTTTCAATGATGGGTAGGTGATATTTATCTAATGCAGAAGTTACTGTAatttaaaaaggataaaaaatcCCAGGAGAGGTTTCTGACCTTATAAACACCAGGCTGAAAGGCAAGAAACCTTATACAACTCATGGAACGCTGAACTGGAAAATGCATTCAATATACAGAACGCAAGGTTATTTTTAATAATTCCGCATACTCCTTCTCATTATTAAAATGGATATTTAAGACACACCCATCACTGCTGACACAGGTGTCACTACACCTTGACTATTCTGTGCTCCCTGCTTTTGAGGCAACAGTTTGGCCCTTTACTGCACAAAGTATGGTCCATACGGAATTGGTTGGTGAAGATGGGAGAGGAGAAACCTGATTGGCCTGCATAAAGCCCCAACTGAACACCTGTTGGATGAACTGGAATGCCAACCAATGCAAGCCAGGCCTGATATCCCAAAATTAGTACCCAAGCTCTTACTAGTGAATTGAAGCAACATCCACCAACCATGCTCCAATATCTAGCGGAAAGTCATTCCAGAAGAGCAGAGGCCGGGGTGCTCATGCCATTAGGCTCCTGGTAATTTTAAAAGCCAAAATTCTGGTTTGTCTCATCTGGAGATATGGCTCATCTAGTATAGAGATCATCCTTTGGAATGCTAAAAAGGCAAGCTTGGGCATGAGGGGGTACAGTTACCCATAACaactaatcagatgtttgcttctaTAACTTTTCCTAGACTACTCAGAGCTAGGTGCTGATCTGTTGCTATGGTGCATAGAATGTCAATATATACTGAGCACAAGGTACATTTATGGATTAATGACAAATGATTGATTAATGTATGTACTTTAGATCAAGCCATTATGGCATTTCCTCTGGCTCTTTTGCTGTCCAGCCAAGGACGTTGCCTTTTGATGCGCAAAAAAATCTGATCCATGTGTTTTAACTGTATATCTATTTGttctattatttttcctttataaatCTCTGTATTTCAGGTCATAGAGAATACAATAACAGAATAAGGAATGGGTGATAATGGGAATTTGGCATTTTGCTGTTAATTGCTTTGatcacacatatttatatatatatatatttttatctttaaagAGACTATTTAGGGAACACAAACCTATGGAAGCTGTGTTCAAACCAAGATATCGTTCCATGGAATCTGACCTTGTTTAGCCTGCTACTAATAATGAGTGGGGTCCAAGCTGTTCTCTGTGCCATTCAAGCCATTAATGGCCTCATTGGGACAATTTGCGGGGACTGCAAGTGTTGCGGATGTTGTGGGGTAGGTTGAAATGCTGATTTTATATTAAATTGATTTTTCTCTGTTCTTGAAATactatttcttttaaaaatgcatgtattaatgtatgtatgtatgtatgtatggtcaCAGCTATATTGCTATAAAGATATATGAAGTATTACTCCACTTGCAGAACGTTAAATTTTTCAGGCTACAAACTGGATTTGGAAAATCCATGCATCACTAGCAGCTCTAAATAGTTCTCCCATGTCTGGAAATAATAATGTGGCAGTGGATTTGTGTTCATTTTAACGGGCCTTACTCTGTAACTTACCAGTGTTATAGACAgaagaaaaagtatattttgtctAGGTGATGATAGTACTCCCAGACACAGGGCAGTTATCAGTTGGAAGCATTTATTATGTATTCACATATTTTACACTGAATAGGCCATGTTTGACAGTGGTGTAGTAGACATTGTGGCACAGCAGCTAACTGACACTGTGTACCATGTTTATGTTGTGTGTACTGGTACAATCATGAGAAAGTGATCTCAGGTATACTAGGGAAGTATAATAAAAATACTAGATGCTTTGTTACCATATTTCTTCAACACTGATCTGACCATTATGCTCATCCTACATAGGGTGAAGGACCTGTTTAGTTCCAGCCTGGCATCTATGAAACTCTACGGCAGCTCCTTCTACAAATGATCTTTATACAGAAAATTGGAAATGCAAACCTGCACAATCTGAGCAATGGTTTATTATCATTAGCTGGGACCCATCCTCCTCAATACAACAGCAGCAGCCACTTTACTTAGATGGATACAGTCATCATGCTTGGGAAGACCCACTTCATCTGCAACTTTAAGAAGCTATATTTTATCCTTGTCGAGGCCAGGTCTTTTGCACTATTGCAATTaggataatgaaagcaaatgtctcattggctgctgtgggttacctAAAAGGGGCAAACATGTTACTGCAGTTACCCTTTTTGATTTATGCTGCAGTCAAACCAAAGacaacaatttattttatatgtatggGAATTGTTTATATCTTGCAAATAAAGTATCTTATACAAGGGAATTTCTAGCTTTATTAATGTTCATTAAGAATCAAGTGCACATCAGGCCTGGACAGGAGGAATATATATCAATAGCTATACACACTGTACTAATTCAGAAGGGAAAGTGCTATTCATTGAAATTACATTTAAGGTTAAATACATTTCAATTGATTAAAACTAATTAAAAGGTAATATCCTATCAATGTTTTCAGTCATGTATTTTATGAATTGACCAACCATTTCACATTAAATTAACTGAGAACAATCACAAAATCCAGGCAGCAgtgagcctatgactaagtgcccctTAGGCACACGATAGgctaataaaagttttattttattcaataattaCTTCAGTGCTGCATTGGATTTTTTGATTGTTCCCACTCTCACTTAATTCATTGGTTATTGCCTACAACCCATAGACTCAGGTTTAATCCACGAGacaatttatttttactgttatttGGACTTTTTCATTACTTTTGCCAACtctattttattaaatttttttgggCAAGACATATAcacattgtcattttttttttaaccatttcacATATCATAAGGTTTTATTTTGTTCAGATagctatctttttatttttttcgttGTCCAGGTAGCAGCTAAGCCTGTATAATTCCATCAATTAGCACTAACAACATCCCAATGACATCAGACGACCACACTATGGTCTCAAGTTTATTCCACTGCTTTCTTCTTGTAAATGTATTGTTACATGAGGTCTATGGGAGTGGATAAGGAAGCTTATTACTAGTGAGTCATTGAACCGTTGAGATAACTTTGAAAGAAATtagggaaaataaataataatgcatcTTTTTATTTATAGAATGATCATAAAATGTCACCAGTGTAGGGGGCTATAAAAAGCAAGTATGGTCCTCCATGGAAAACTCCATGGAATGCCAAAATACACTAATATATCTCAATATGTCTGTGCTATCACATACACCAATTATCTTTTTATCACAGGAAAAAATGTTCCTATGGCCACTAGCAACCTTTGGTGCTCGCATTGTGAATATACAGGAGCTGAATTTTAATTAAgaatatatttagatatatacaGTTTACAGatccacaaaaagaaaaataaatcaagtTACAGTGCCTGCAGCTCAAAATCATGAAGCAAGCTCTAAAAGATCATGGGGTATAGCCTACCACTCTCCATTTATTTCTATGATATTTCATTAATATGGTATATGGTATTCTCCGGCGATAGGaacctgcttgcacatgtgcagctGGGGGCAGCAGGAAATCCGCTTAAACTGCGTGTGCGCAAACAGGGTCTGAGCGAGCGGAGAGACCTgaagagtcttcagttggtaagaagatgtcggccaggtacgtggctgcactactctgctgttttagctaggggttagcgatagggacagagtgtaagCTTAAACGATTCGATAAGGGAGAGGCGAGGGGGGTCTAgacaatgatagttaagggggctttttgtgcccgggggtatagttctcctttaaattacacAAAGCATGTCATGCCAAGTGCTTTATTCAATCTTTTAGGGTGACGAGGCCCAAGATCCAAAAAACCTCCCTACATAGACTAAATATCCACTGTATGTTGAAAAGACTCTTTCAATTCCCTAAATCTGAAGACAAGTACAGTGGCTTgaaaaagtattcggcccccttgaacttttccacattgtgtcacattacagccacaaacatgaatcagttttattggaattccacgtgaaagaccaatacaaagtggtgtacacatgagaagtggaacgaaaatcatacatgattccaaacatttttttacaaataaataactgcaaagtggggtgtgcgtaattattcagccccctgagtcaatactttgtagaacccccttttgctgcaattacagctgccaggcttttagggtatgtctctaccagctttgcacatctacagactgaaatccttgcccattcttctttgcaaaacagctccagctcagtcagattagagggacagcgtttgtgaacagcagttttcagatcttgccacagattctccattggatttagatctggactttgactgggccattctaacacatggatatgttttgttttaaactattccattgttgccctggctttatgtttagggtcgttgtcctgctggaaggtgaacctccgccccagtctcaagtcttttgcagactccaagaggttttcttccaagattgccctgtatttggctccatccatcttcccatcaactctgaccagcttccctgtccctgctgaagagaagcacccccagagcatgatgctgccaccaccatatttgacagtggggatggtgtgttcagagtgatgtgcagtgttagttttccgccacacatagcgttttgcattttggccaaaaagttccattttggtctcatctgaccagagcaccttcttccacatgtttgctgtgtcccccacatagcttgtggcaaactgcaaacgggacttcttatggttttctgttaacaatggctttcttcttgccactcttccataaaggccagcTTGTACtagactaatagttgtcctatggacagattccccccctgagctgtagatctctgcagctcccccagagtcaccatgggcctcttggctgcatttctgatcagcgctctccttgttcggcctgtgagtttaggtggacggccttgtcttggtaggtttacagttgtgccatactccttccatttctgaatgatcgcttgaacagtgctccgtgggatgttcaaggctttggaaatctttttgtagcctaagcctgctttaaatttctcaataactttatccctgacctgtctggtgtgttctttggacttcatggtgttgttgctcccaatattctcttagacaacctctgaggccgtcacagagcagctgtatttgtactgacattagattacacacaggtgcactctatttagtcattagcactcatcaggcaatgtctatgggcaactgactgcactcagaccaaagggggctgaataattacgcacaccccactttgcagttatttatttgtaaaaaatgtttggaatcatgtatgattttcgttccacttctcacgtgtacaccactttgtattggtctttcacgtggaattccaataaaattgattcatgtttgtggctgtaatgtgacaaaatgtggaaaagttcaagggggctgaatacttttgcaagccactgtaacatCACCCCCTTGCAAATCTTAAATGCTTAGAAAATGTAGATACTTCCAAAGCTGATGCAATATGACTTATATGTTCCCTTGTGCGGTTCTTCAGAGGTCTTGAAGTGCACCCAACATACTATTAAGTACACATTAAACAGGTAAGTACATAGACCACATCACTCGAATCTACAATTAACATAGCTatgcattttatatgtttttcctGTGATGCTACTAGAAACCCACACTAGTAACTacctttaggggcatatttatcatagcatgtaagccaacatcactgatgATTTGCCCATAGCAATTAGATTGGAACGggcacctacaagttagaaaacaaaagcaaagatcttacacactatgataaatatgccctttaaagCATGAAGCCATGTCTCTTTTGACGATAACGTCACACCTCTTGGGGGAAGGGCATAAGCTAAAGTAGGTGCCCGCTGTGACACAAACCTACACAGAACTACTTTTATCTTAGCATCGCTAAAAAGAACTAGtagatatttattaataatatttttaacttGCATATACTGTCTACTACTGAATGATATAATAAACATAGGGGCATTACCACTTTTTTGATTACGATAAGACAGTCTCCTTCTTCCCTTAAAATGACCAGCTTGATCTAACAACTTCTGTCTGTTCAATCTAAATGCACCCAAAAAGCATCACAtaagaccttaaaggagaaggaaaggctaataaagagttaatctcaagctgcaggcataccttccgttctcttaagtctccccatatttctccaaccagatcaaaagccaaacaggaagaaaaaatgctgagctgtgtaaagaaagttcccataatgcctcaatcctgcacagacactcagaccaagtgaacatgctcagttagtaagactatggggcacatttacttactcacgaacgggccgaatgcgtccgattgcgttttttttgtaatgatcggtatttggcgatttttctgaaaattatcgcgcctttttcatagccattacgaaagttgcgcaaaatgttgcgattttttcgtagcgttcggattcattcaagcttcagtatggtgactttccttgggccaggttggagctgcagagtgccattgagccctatgggagactttccttgggccaggttggagctgcagagtgccattgagccctatgggagactttccttgggccaggttggagttgcagagtgccattgagtcctatgggagacttcccttgggccgggttggagctgcagagtgccattgagccctatgggagactttccttgggccaggttggagctgcagagtgccattgagccctatgggagactttccttgggccgggttggagctgcagagtgccattgagccctatgggagactttccttgggccaggttggagctgcagagtgccattgagccctatgggagactttccttgggccacgttggagctgcagagtgccattgagccctatgggagactttccttgggccacgttggagctgcagagtgccattgagccctatgggagactttccttgggccacgttggagctgcagagtgccattgagccctatgggagactttccttgggccaggttggagctgcagagtgccattgagccctatgggagactttccttgggccaggttggagctgcagagtgccattgagccctatgggagactttccttgggccgggttggagctgcagagtgccattgagccctatgggagactttccttgggccaggttggagctgcagagtgccattgagccctatgggagactttccttgggccacgttggagctgcagagtgccattgagccctatgggagactttccttgggccgggttggagctgcagagtgccattgagctctatgggagactttccttgggccaggttggagctacagagtgccattgagccctatgggagactttccttgggccaggttggagctgcagagtgccattgagccctatgggagactttccttgggccgggttggagctgcagagtgccattgagccctatgggagactttccttgggccaggttggagctgcagagtgccattgagccctatgggagtctttccttgggccaggttggagctgcagagtgccattgagtcctatgggaggcttccaaaatcatgctaagtctgaaagtttcgcccgctgcttatgagcgctcaatacgaaaaagtcgcaacaagatacgagcgaatcgtaatgtctacgaaaaatttgcgttttttcgcgaaatcgtattggtaacaaaaagtcgagacaatttctgaaaagtcgtaaaggcggcgaaaaaaatcgcaaaaaaataagaaaaagtcgcaaaatgttcattttccaatcggaatttttccaattcggattagaattcgtgggttagtaaatgttcccctatgagtcagcttcctgctgattggctcagatccacattcctaagggggaagggtgagttcttgagggaggggggagcagaaaaagagcaggaaagagcagagaacagaaatctTAATCTTTTTTCatggaactcagtgcagcgtttctgtgagtgcttatggctgtatttacatagacctttctgataaagcttgctgagtttttacctttctttctgctttaagTGCCAAAAATGTGCCAAAAAATGCAGATCATGTAAATTTAAAACAAATTCTTCCTTTGTGCTACAAATACAAAACTGCCAAAAAGGAATTCCTTTAAATCCGTGCCCCTGATAACAAGAATCTCCCCTaaggcaggtggggggggggtagttttTAATGCAGTTTGCACAGCACATCACACCAAAGTTTGCTCCCCCAAAGGGCAATGATATTCTTTAGCCCTTGGTCTATATGTGAAAAGAATATTTTGATGGCTGACCAaccactattttatatatatttattga from the Xenopus tropicalis strain Nigerian chromosome 5, UCB_Xtro_10.0, whole genome shotgun sequence genome contains:
- the LOC100170490 gene encoding uncharacterized protein LOC100170490; its protein translation is MCSGGCAKCLGITIICLACLCALANILLFFPGGKIASANGHISDEVWYFGGLLGSGVVSIFPALVFLGLKNNDCCGCCGNESCGKRFAMFSSIIFAAIGFVGAGYCFVVSAVAINKGPKCFVGLGLDGKEFWAYIFNDGDYLGNTNLWKLCSNQDIVPWNLTLFSLLLIMSGVQAVLCAIQAINGLIGTICGDCKCCGCCGGEGPV